A single genomic interval of Primulina huaijiensis isolate GDHJ02 chromosome 7, ASM1229523v2, whole genome shotgun sequence harbors:
- the LOC140980425 gene encoding uncharacterized protein — MGGGKDKHDESDKGLFSHHGHYPPQGYPPGQYPPAPGGYPPQGYPPQGYPPQGYPPQGYPPQGYPPHGHSPAGYPGSSAPHHSGGPGGIGAMLGGAAAAAAAYGAAHMTHGAHGMGHHGHGVGHGMGHYGHGVGHGMGHYGHGKMKHGKFKHGKFGKHKRGKHGMFGMHGGKFKKWK; from the exons atgggaGGTGGAAAAGACAAGCATGATGAATCTGACAAAGGGCTTTTTTCTCACCATGGCCATTATCCTCCACAAGGATATCCACCTGGACAGTATCCACCAGCCCCCGGAGGCTATCCTCCCCAAGGATATCCTCCGCAAGGGTATCCTCCACAAGGGTATCCACCACAAGGTTATCCTCCACAAGGGTATCCACCACACGGCCATTCCCCGGCTGGTTATCCTGGCTCATCTGCTCCACACCATTCAG GGGGACCTGGTGGTATTGGAGCGATGCTTGGAGGTGCTGCTGCAGCGGCAGCCGCCTACGGCGCTGCTCATATGACGCATGGCGCTCATGGCATGGGGCATCATGGACATGGTGTCGGGCATGGCATGGGACATTATGGACATGGTGTTGGGCATGGGATGGGCCATTATGGTCATGGGAAGATGAAACATGGCAAGTTCAAGCATGGCAAATTTGGAAAGCATAAGAGAGGAAAGCATGGAATGTTTGGAATGCATGgagggaaattcaagaagtggaAGTGA
- the LOC140981200 gene encoding ABC transporter G family member 14-like: protein MPLCPVVPKPANEVPMEACDTAHITYNSESSLLGTVYPITLKFEEVVYKVNLEGKGTCSGGISSSREKTILNGLTGMVCPGEILAMLGPSGSGKTTLLTALGGRLSGRLSGKITYNAQLFSGSIKRRIGFVAQNDILYPHLTVFETLLYTSLLRLPNSLTKEKIVQHVEHVITELGLTRCQNSMIGGPLFRGISGGEKKRVSIGQEILINPSLLLLDEPTSGLDSTTAQRILNTLKGLATGGRTVITTIHQPSSRLYHMFDKVVLLSEGCPIYYGLASNALEYFASIGFSTSITVNPADLLLDLANGTGPDFQHATGHSDNMQQDPIYVRESLISAYDKNISTRLKMELGSSESINSCKKETSKRFYNTSEKWCTTWWHQFKILLLRGLRERRFESFNRLRIFQVISMAILGGLLWWHTPSSHIDDRIAMLFFFSVFWGFYPLYNAVFTFPQERTMLIKERSSGMYRLSSYFLARTVGDLPLELALPTAFTLIFYWMGGLKPDPATFMLSLLVVLLSVLVSQSLGLAFGAILMDVKQAATLASVTTLVFLIAGGYYVRQIPPFIVWLKYLSYSYYCYKLLLGVQYNKDDFYECAKGVYCGVADYPPIKSVGLSHLWMDMSIMMLMLVGYRFIAYLALHRVR, encoded by the exons ATGCCTCTGTGTCCTGTGGTACCAAAACCAGCGAATGAAGTGCCGATGGAGGCTTGTGACACAGCTCATATCACTTACAATTCAGAATCTTCTCTGCTAGGGACTGTATACCCTATAACTTTAAAG TTTGAAGAAGTTGTTTACAAAGTGAATCTTGAAGGAAAAGGAACTTGTAGTGGAGGAATATCAAGCAGTAGAGAGAAAACAATACTCAATGGGCTCACAGGGATGGTCTGTCCTGGAGAAATATTGGCGATGCTAGGTCCATCAGGTAGTGGAAAAACCACACTACTCACAGCCCTCGGAGGCCGCCTTTCTGGGAGGTTGTCAGGAAAGATCACTTACAATGCTCAGCTATTTTCAGGCTCTATCAAGCGTCGAATAGGATTTGTTGCACAGAACGATATCCTATATCCACATCTTACTGTGTTTGAAACTCTTCTATACACTTCCTTACTAAGGTTACCCAACAGCCTGACCAAAGAAAAAATAGTACAGCATGTGGAGCATGTCATAACAGAGCTTGGGTTAACTAGATGTCAAAACAGTATGATAGGAGGGCCACTGTTCAGAGGAATATCAGGTGGAGAGAAGAAAAGGGTGAGCATAGGTCAAGAAATACTAATCAACCCAAGCTTACTGCTGCTAGATGAGCCCACTTCTGGTCTTGACTCGACCACAGCTCAACGGATCTTGAACACACTCAAAGGGCTAGCTACCGGAGGTCGAACTGTTATAACCACCATACATCAGCCCTCAAGCAGGCTTTATCATATGTTTGACAAGGTAGTCTTGCTGTCTGAAGGCTGCCCAATCTACTATGGCCTTGCTTCAAATGCCTTGGAGTACTTCGCTTCAATTGGTTTTTCTACATCCATCACTGTCAACCCAGCTGATCTCTTGCTTGACCTTGCCAATG GAACTGGACCCGACTTCCAGCATGCCACTGGCCACAGTGACAACATGCAACAAGATCCAATTTATGTGCGAGAATCTCTAATTTCCGCTTATGACAAAAACATTTCTACAAGGCTGAAAATGGAGTTAGGCAGCTCAGAAAGTATCAACAGTTGCAAGAAGGAAACTTCTAAAA GATTCTACAACACGTCAGAGAAGTGGTGCACAACTTGGTGGCATCAATTTAAGATCCTCCTCTTACGAGGACTGCGAGAGCGAAGATTTGAATCCTTCAACAGGTTAAGAATCTTCCAAGTAATAAGCATGGCAATACTTGGTGGACTTCTATGGTGGCACACTCCATCATCTCACATCGATGACCGA ATTGCCATGTTATTCTTCTTCTCCGTGTTTTGGGGCTTCTACCCACTGTACAATGCTGTTTTCACCTTCCCTCAAGAACGAACCATGCTGATCAAGGAAAGGTCGTCTGGCATGTACCGCCTCTCCTCCTACTTTTTAGCCAGAACAGTGGGAGATCTTCCTCTGGAGCTCGCACTTCCAACAGCATTTACATTAATCTTTTACTGGATGGGTGGCCTTAAACCCGACCCTGCCACCTTTATGCTCTCCCTCCTGGTTGTTCTTTTAAGCGTTCTTGTTTCACAAAGTCTTGGCTTGGCATTTGGTGCCATACTCATGGATGTCAAGCAAGCTGCTACTTTAGCCTCGGTAACAACTTTGGTCTTCCTTATTGCTGGAGGATACTATGTCAGACAAATTCCTCCATTCATAGTTTGGCTAAAATACCTGAGTTACAGCTACTACTGTTACAAATTACTTCTTGGGGTTCAGTACAACAAGGATGACTTCTATGAGTGTGCAAAGGGAGTCTATTGCGGAGTCGCAGATTATCCTCCCATAAAGTCAGTAGGTTTAAGCCATTTATGGATGGATATGTCCATCATGATGCTCATGTTAGTAGGCTATCGATTTATTGCATACCTAGCTTTGCACCGGGTGCGATGA